The Elephas maximus indicus isolate mEleMax1 chromosome 19, mEleMax1 primary haplotype, whole genome shotgun sequence genome contains a region encoding:
- the TRIM47 gene encoding E3 ubiquitin-protein ligase TRIM47 → MGGAEGRAEPGGGAGPLASIPGGRCRARTGRSLPGGSRTGGAPGSLGAMDSPGPFSCPICLEPLREPVTLPCGHNFCLACLGALWPHRGAGGAGGPGSTARCPLCQEPFPDGLQLRKNHTLAELLQLRLGSGPGKGPAPGLAPEPSAPSAPPNAPEPSAPCAPESWPATEELVRCDACPEGAALPAAFSCLSCLASFCPAHLGPHERSPALRGHRLVPPLRRLEESLCPRHLRPLERYCRAERVCLCEACAVQEHRGHELVPLEQERALQEAEQPKVLSAVEDRMDELGAGIAQSRRTVALIKSAAVAERERVNRLFAEAEVTLQRFQAEVLGFIEEGETTMLGRSQGDLRRQEEQRSRLSRARHNLSQVPEADSVGFLQELLALRLALEEGCGPGSGPPRELSFTKSSQAVHTVKELLAAACASQWEELQGLGSDEDGLQKMGPEAEADFQDPDSTGRLESEAPRDYFLKFAYIVDLDSDTADKFLQLFGTKGVKRVLCPINYPESPTRFTHCEQVLGEGALDRGTYYWEVEIIEGWVSMGVMAEDFSPQEPYDRGRLGRNAHSCCLQWNGRSFSVWFHGLEAPLPQPFSPTVGICLEYADRALAFYAVRDGKMNLLRRLKASRPRRSGTPALPIDPFQSRVDSHFMGLFTRRLKPAFFLESVDAHLQIGPLKKSSISVLKRR, encoded by the exons ATGGGCGGTGCTGAGGGGCGGGCCGAGCCAGGCGGCGGGGCTGGACCCTTGGCCTCCATCCCGGGAGGGCGGTGCCGGGCGCGAACAGGTCGGTCCCTCCCAGGCGGGAGCAGAACAGGCGGTGCCCCCGGCAGCCTTGGAGCTATGGACAGCCCCGGGCCCTTCAGCTGCCCCATCTGCCTGGAGCCGCTCCGGGAGCCGGTGACCCTGCCCTGTGGCCACAACTTCTGCCTGGCCTGCCTCGGTGCTCTCTGGCCGCACCGCGGCGCGGGCGGCGCCGGCGGTCCGGGGAGCACTGCGCGCTGCCCTCTGTGCCAGGAGCCCTTCCCCGACGGCCTGCAGCTCCGCAAGAACCACACGCTGGCCGAGCTGCTGCAGCTCCGCCTGGGCTCGGGCCCGGGCAAGGGCCCCGCTCCGGGCCTGGCTCCTGAGCCATCAGCGCCCAGCGCGCCGCCCAACGCCCCGGAGCCGTCTGCTCCCTGCGCCCCTGAGTCGTGGCCGGCAACCGAAGAGCTGGTGCGCTGCGATGCGTGCCCTGAGGGCGCCGCCCTGCCAGCCGCGTTCTCCTGCCTCTCCTGTCTCGCCTCTTTCTGCCCGGCACACCTGGGCCCTCACGAGCGCAGCCCCGCGCTGCGCGGACACCGCCTGGTGCCGCCGCTGCGCCGGCTGGAGGAAAGCCTGTGCCCGCGCCATCTGCGGCCGCTCGAGCGCTACTGCCGCGCGGAACGCGTGTGCCTGTGCGAGGCTTGCGCCGTCCAGGAGCACCGCGGCCACGAGCTGGTGCCGCTGGAGCAGGAGCGCGCGCTCCAGGAG GCCGAGCAGCCCAAAGTCCTGAGCGCCGTGGAGGACCGCATGGATGAGCTGGGTGCTGGCATTGCCCAGTCTCGGCGCACCGTGGCCCTCATCAAG AGTGCAGCCGTGGCGGAGCGGGAGAGGGTGAACCGACTGTTTGCGGAGGCTGAGGTAACCCTGCAGAGGTTCCAGGCCGAGGTGCTGGGCTTCATTGAGGAGGGGGAGACTACCATGCTGGGCCGCTCCCAGGGCGACCTGCGGCGGCAAGAGGAACAGCGCAGCCGCCTGAGCCGAGCCCGCCACAACCTCAGCCAGGTCCCTGAGGCCGACTCGGTTGGCTTCCTGCAG GAGCTCCTGGCACTACGGTTGGCCCTGGAGGAGGGGTGCGGCCCTGGGTCTGGCCCCCCAAGGGAGCTCAGCTTCACCAAGTCATCTCAGGCGGTCCACACAGTGAAAGAGCTGCTGGCTGCTGCCTGTGCCAGCCAGTGGGaggagctgcaggggctgggcaGTGACGAGGACGGCCTGCAGAAGATGGGGCCAGAAG CTGAGGCTGACTTCCAGGACCCTGACAGCACTGGCCGCCTAGAGAGTGAAGCTCCCCGAGATTATTTCCTCAAGT TTGCCTACATCGTGGACTTGGACAGCGACACAGCAGATAAATTCCTGCAGCTGTTTGGAACCAAAGGCGTAAAGAGGGTGCTATGTCCCATCAACTACCCCGAGTCACCCACCCGCTTCACCCACTGCGAGCAGGTGCTGGGCGAGGGCGCCCTGGACCGGGGCACCTACTACTGGGAGGTGGAGATCATCGAGGGCTGGGTCAGCATGGGGGTCATGGCCGAAGACTTCTCCCCACAAGAGCCCTATGACCGGGGCCGGCTGGGCCGCAACGCCCACTCCTGCTGTCTGCAGTGGAATGGCCGCAGCTTCTCTGTCTGGTTCCATGGGCTGGAGGCACCCCTGCCGCAGCCCTTCTCGCCCACCGTGGGCATCTGTCTAGAATATGCCGACCGTGCCCTGGCCTTCTATGCTGTACGGGACGGCAAGATGAACCTTCTACGGAGGCTGAAGGCCTCCAGGCCACGCCGGAGTGGCACCCCAGCCCTGCCCATCGACCCCTTCCAGAGCCGCGTGGACAGCCACTTCATGGGGCTCTTTACCCGTAGGCTGAAGCCGGCCTTCTTCCTGGAGAGTGTGGATGCCCATCTGCAGATAGGGCCCCTCAAGAAGTCCTCCATATCTGTGCTGAAAAGGAGGTGA